GTACATTTGTTTATACCCTCCATTGATTCTATGTATACGTTCTACTGCCGCTACCATCGGTTCGTGCATTCCTATGTTCACTGTATGTATATGTTGCTTTCTGTGAATGATCTGTCTGCTATACAAATCAACTAGGCATGGGAAATATTCCATTTTCCGGTAGGTGCTGCAATGATCTATATCGGTTGCTTGGTTGTATTTATAAAGTTGGCAGAAGTGTACCGTAAGATATGTTCTGTTTTTCTTTAACAGCCGTAGACTCCTAATTCTGCCATGACATCCATACATACGAAAATCATACGAAAAAGCCGAATGCAGCGTTGTTCGCAAGCATCCGGCTTTTCTTTTATAACAATATGCTAATATTCATCATTCACCCTTAGCGGTTGAGCGTCTTCATGCTGTTCTGATCGTACCGATCACCGACAGCAGCGCCTTTGGGAGCGACGGCATCAATACGCTGCAATTCCTCCTGCGTCAGCGTCACATCCAATGCGCCAACATTTTCTAGCAAATACTTCGTCTTTTTCGTACCCGGAATCGGTGCAATATCGTTACCTTGCGCTAACAGCCATGCCAATGCCAGCTGTGAAGGCGCGCAATGTTTCTCGGCAGCGATCTCTTTGATCTGCTCTACAAGGTCCAGATTTTTCTGGAAATTGTCTCCTTGGAAGCGTGGCGACGAGCGACGGAAGTCATCCTCGGCAAGATCGTTGAACGATTGAATCTGTCCAGTTAAGAATCCGCGTCCGAGCGGGCTATAAGGTACAAAGCCAATACCAAGCTCTCGACAGAGCGGCAAGATTTCATCCTCTACCTCGCGGCTCCAAAGCGAATATTCGGTTTGCAGCGCAGAGATCGGGAAGACGGCGTGAGCGCGTCGGATCGTGTCCGGTGCGGCTTCGGACATGCCGAGGTAACGTACCTTGCCTTCACGTACCAATTCCGCCATCGCGCCAATCGTTTCTTCAATCGGCACGTCAGGATCGACGCGATGTTGATAATACAGATCGATTACATCCACACCAAGACGTTTCAGACTTTTCTCGCATGCCTCACGTACATAGTCTGGCGTGCCTTTGATCCCTTGATACGAACCGTCTTCTCCGCGCACATTACCGAATTTGGTCGCAAGAATCACCTCATTGCGGTGC
The sequence above is drawn from the Paenibacillus sp. JQZ6Y-1 genome and encodes:
- a CDS encoding aldo/keto reductase, yielding MEKIALGQQGLHVSRLGLGCMGMSEFYAGRDDQESLRTLDTAFDNGITFYDTADMYGSGKNEEFIGPFIRKHRNEVILATKFGNVRGEDGSYQGIKGTPDYVREACEKSLKRLGVDVIDLYYQHRVDPDVPIEETIGAMAELVREGKVRYLGMSEAAPDTIRRAHAVFPISALQTEYSLWSREVEDEILPLCRELGIGFVPYSPLGRGFLTGQIQSFNDLAEDDFRRSSPRFQGDNFQKNLDLVEQIKEIAAEKHCAPSQLALAWLLAQGNDIAPIPGTKKTKYLLENVGALDVTLTQEELQRIDAVAPKGAAVGDRYDQNSMKTLNR